In Tsukamurella tyrosinosolvens, the genomic window CAGGCCGCCGCACGCCGCGGCCAGACGGTCGGCGGTGGCCGCCGAGTTGTGCATGGCGCTCCGGCGGTCCGCCTGGGCGTGGACGCTCGCCGCGGCGGCCGCCGCATCCGCCGCCGAGGGCAGCGCGCCGATCCGCTCGAACTCCGCCGCGCACGCGTCGAGAGCCGCGCCGTCCCGGGCGGCCAGTGCGCGGGCGTGGCGGGCGTACACCGGCACGAGCACGCCGTCCAGCCGGAGCGCGAGCGCGTCCAGACGGTCCGCGATCGCGGGATCGGCGTCACCGAGCCGCGCGGCGGTGTGGAGCGCCTCCGCCTCGATCGCGTTCTGTCCGCTCGCCGACGCCGCATCCGCCGTGCCGCGCGCGGTCGCGATCGCCGCGGACGTCGTGCCCGCGGCCGCCTCCTGCCATGCCTGCGCGAGCATCATCTGGTGGCCGAAGACCGCGACGTTGTCACCGAAGTGACGACGCGCGTCCAGCATCGCCGCGGCCGCCGCGGCCGCGTCGCCGAGGGCGGCGTACGCCTGCGCCAGCTGGAATCGCGCGGGGAAGACCCAGGAGACGTCGGGGCGGTCTCGCACCGTCGCGAGGGTCTGCTCCGCCTGCTGGACCACCCGCGCGTAGCGGCCCTCCGCGAGGTCGACGGCGCTGACGTGGATGCCGGAGAGTGCCCACGCGAGGAACTGTCCCGCCGATCGGAACTCGACGTAGCGCTGGGCCGCGGCTCGCGCGCGATCGAACGCGCCGGTCAGCGTCAGCGCGAGGATCTCGCCGTACCCCGCGGGGAAGCGCAGCACGCCGTCGGTGTGCGGCTCCGCCTCGCGACCGCGCGCCGCGAGCGCCGCCACCTCGTCTCCCCGGCCGGACAGCGCCCGCGCGAAACCGCCCGCGAAGACGGCCCATTCGACGGCCCAGGGGGTCGCGACGGGTGATTCGATCACCGCGTCCGCGAGCGCCAACGCCCGCGGCAGGTCGTCCGTGAAGGCGGCGCAGGCCGCCCCGATGCCCCCGACGATGAGCGCGAGAACGGGGGTGTCGACGCGCGCGGTCAGCAGCGCGAGCACCTCGTTCGCAGCGACGACGTCGCCGACGGCCCAGAACAGGTTCCCGATCCGCTGCGCGCCCCAGAGCACGAGCTCGACCTCGTCGAGATCCTCGGGGTCGAAGGAGCGCAGCACGCGATCGGACTCCGCGGCCTCGCCCTGCCACATGAGCGCCCGCGCCAGCAGGCACGCGGCCGGCAGGCCCGCTCCGCCGTCCAGCGCGGCGCGGGCGAAGCGCTCCCCCATGGGGACGTTCGCGAGCATGAGGGCGTCGCGCGCGGCCTCGCACAGGAGACCCGGGTCCAGGTCGGCGTCGCTGTCGAGGGCGAGCCCGGCCAGCCGGATCCGGTCCGACGCCGAGGCGACCTCCCGCCGGCCCAGCGCCTCGACGAGGTGCCCGCGCAGCCGCCGGGAGGAGGCGAATCCCAGTCGGCCCCGGATCACCTCGCCGAAGAGCGGGTGCGCGTAGCGGACGGAGAGGGCCCGGCCCTCGCGGGCGATGCGGATCAGTCCCTCGGACTCCGCCTTCTCCACCGCATCGTCGCCGCCGAGGTCGGCCAGCACGTCGAGGTCGATCGGTTCGCACAGCGTCAGCAGCTTGAGCACGTGCAGGACGGCGTCGTCGAGATGGTCGACGCGCCCGTCGAGGAGGGACGCCAGCTCCGAGGTCACGGCGGCGCGGCCGCGCATCTGCCAGACGCCGCCGACCTCGCGCAGCGCCCCTGACTCGAGTGCGCCCTGCACGAGGTGCTTGAGGTAGAGCGCGTTCCCACCGGACGCCTCCCACATCAAGCGGGCGGACAGGCCCTCGAGCCGTCCCCCGACCGCCGCCTCGACCAGCTCGACGCTCTGCTCCAGCGTGAAGGGCTCCAAGGCGATCCGGACGACGTGCCCGTCCTTCCACAGATTCGTGATGGCGTCGGGTACCGCTTCGCCGCTGCGCACCGTCGCGATGAGGTGGACGGCCCGGTCGATCGCGAGTTGGTGCAGCAGCGTGGCGGACAGCTCGTCGAGCAGGTGCGCGTCGTCGACGCCGACGACCAGATGCCCGTCCGCCAGGAGGGATTCCCGCGCCGCCGACAGGTACGTGACCGGATCGGTCGACGTGGCCGGGCCGACGAGATGCGCGAACACCCCGAGCGGTATCCCGCGCGCGGATTCCGTTCCCGCGACCCACTGCACGTGCAGGTTCGAGTCCGCCGCGACGGACCGCGCGAGCGTCGTCTTGCCGACGCCGGCATCGCCCGTCACGATCACGCCGCAACCGGCGGACGCCGTGTCGAGCGCAGCGCGGACGTCGTCGTACTCGCGGCCCCGCTCGACGATCCGCAACTGCTGTCGCATGAACACGTATTCTAGTACCGGCACGGCCCAACGGCGCCGGTCGAATCTCGCGGGTTTTCCTGCCCGACAGCTTGATTCGGGTACTAATGGTCGAAAATCCGATCTTTGCGATCCGCTGCGGTCGATTCGGCACGGTCGTCCACGGAGTCGGCGAGAAGTCGGGTAGTGCGCTACTCGTGTGCTCGGCGTCGACGCTGCGCAGAATCTCCTTCAGATCGCCGTACGCACCAGCGGAATTCCTCCCCCGCCCCGGCGATCTCCCGCACCGAAGGAGCGATCGAATGTCCGATTTCGTCTTCTGCGCCCGGGGCACCGGCGAATCCCTCTCGGGGAACATGCTGGACAACGTCTCCCGGCGATTGCACGGCGTCACCGTGGAACAGGTGATCTACAGCGCCTCGATCAGCCTGGACAACGCCGCCCGCGACCCGCTGGCACCGTCGGGCGACAACAGCGCGACCCAGGTGGTGAACTGGCTCCGCACCCGGATCGCCGCGCTCCACCCCGGCGACCGCTACATCGTCCTCGGTTACTCGCTCGGCGCCGTCGGCGTGAACCGGTGGCTCAAGACCAGTCCCGACACCGCGGGCTGCCGGATGGTCGGCACCATCGCCGACCCCAGCCGGCGGGCCGGCGTCTCCTACGGGCTCCCGATCGCGCCGAACCGCTTCGGCATCTACGCGACGGGCGGCACGGGCACGGTGCCGAACGACCAGCGATCGCCGGTGCCGCTGTTCGAGATCGCCAGTCCCGGCGACGTGATGACCTCGTGCCCCGCGGTCTCGCCCCTGCACGCCTTCGCCGGGCCGGTGATGGCCTTCACGCTCACCGACCCGAACGCGCTCATCGCGCAGCTGGTCGCCGGCGGGATCGATGACGTGGTGTCCGACCTCGCGAATGCCGGGCACTGGTTCGACCCGGGCTGGTGGTCCTGGCCGGCCGACCTCGCGGGCTTCGCGAACGGGCAGCACACCACGGCGTACGGCCTGCCGATGTGGCGCGACAGCGCCAATCGGCCGGTCTCGGGGATCGACCTGCTGGCCCGCGTGTGCAGCTGGAAGATGTCGGCGGTGCCGGCGTGAGCGCGTACACCCGCGATGCGGTCGCGGCGGCGTTCATCGCGGAGGGGCGCCGGTCCGGCGTCTCCGAGCGCGGGATCGTCATCTGCCTGGCCACCGGCCTCGTCGAATCGAATCTCACCGTCTACGCCAATCTCGCGGACCCCGACTCGCTCCAGGAACCCCACGACGCCGTCGGCTCGGACGCCAACAGCGTCGGGCCGCTCCAGCAGCGGGCGCCGTGGTGGGGCTCGAGTGCGCGCGAGCGCATGGATCCCGTGCTGAGCTCACGCCTGTTCTACGCCGCCCTGAAGGCGCTGGACTACGACTCGCCCGCCCATACCGCCGGCTGGTACGCCCAGCAGGTCCAGCGCTCCGCCTTCCCCGATCGCTACGACGAGCGGATGGCGCAGGCGCAGGACATCTACGACCGCCTCACCGCGGCCGGCCCTTCCCCCTCCCCCGACGTCGCGAACGGAGCCGC contains:
- a CDS encoding helix-turn-helix transcriptional regulator, which codes for MRQQLRIVERGREYDDVRAALDTASAGCGVIVTGDAGVGKTTLARSVAADSNLHVQWVAGTESARGIPLGVFAHLVGPATSTDPVTYLSAARESLLADGHLVVGVDDAHLLDELSATLLHQLAIDRAVHLIATVRSGEAVPDAITNLWKDGHVVRIALEPFTLEQSVELVEAAVGGRLEGLSARLMWEASGGNALYLKHLVQGALESGALREVGGVWQMRGRAAVTSELASLLDGRVDHLDDAVLHVLKLLTLCEPIDLDVLADLGGDDAVEKAESEGLIRIAREGRALSVRYAHPLFGEVIRGRLGFASSRRLRGHLVEALGRREVASASDRIRLAGLALDSDADLDPGLLCEAARDALMLANVPMGERFARAALDGGAGLPAACLLARALMWQGEAAESDRVLRSFDPEDLDEVELVLWGAQRIGNLFWAVGDVVAANEVLALLTARVDTPVLALIVGGIGAACAAFTDDLPRALALADAVIESPVATPWAVEWAVFAGGFARALSGRGDEVAALAARGREAEPHTDGVLRFPAGYGEILALTLTGAFDRARAAAQRYVEFRSAGQFLAWALSGIHVSAVDLAEGRYARVVQQAEQTLATVRDRPDVSWVFPARFQLAQAYAALGDAAAAAAAMLDARRHFGDNVAVFGHQMMLAQAWQEAAAGTTSAAIATARGTADAASASGQNAIEAEALHTAARLGDADPAIADRLDALALRLDGVLVPVYARHARALAARDGAALDACAAEFERIGALPSAADAAAAAASVHAQADRRSAMHNSAATADRLAAACGGLRTPALAESAHPLPLTTREREIANLIAAGLTNKEIADRLFLSVRTVEGHIYRACAKVDATDRAGLASALARGHRDAARIE